One Nostoc sp. CENA543 genomic window, TAACCCACCGATACAACCAGCGATCGCACCCCCCGAAACAGCACTAACGATTTTGGCTAATGCTAAACAGTTGCTTTCCAACGCCCTGGTGAGTTTTCCTAGTGACTATCAGTTTCGGGATGCTCAAACAACTGCGGCTAGTCTCGACAGATTTACGTATAGTTTAGATCCCCAAGAAGGACAGACATACGCTAGGTTTTTGCAGTTACCGCGTACTGGAATTTTCCGTGTGTTAGCTGCTTCAGCTTATGAACGTCCACTGAATACAGTATGGAATCGCTTGCAACCCAGCGTGAGTGAGCGTTATCCGTTTCCAGCCTTAAAAGATGCCCAAGGAAGTTTTAAACCTAGTTTAGCACTGAAGTTAGTCGGCGATCGCTTCCAGATGCAGCATTTGGGAGTAGATTACAGCTTTATGGTGGATCTAGGCGATATTCCCTTAGAGAAGTTGGATCAGCAACTGCAAGCTGTAGCATCTCCCACCAGAGAATTTTTCCTCAACTACCAACCACCCAAACAGTTAGAGAATTTACAAGTAGACAGACGGAGGTTTTTGACTGGTAAAGACCAAAACTGGAATCTTAACCGCATCATTTTGACTGATGCGACAGCTCAATTAAATCACACATATTTGGTGCGATCGCTGCAATTTCAGCTACCAGAAATTATCTTACATGGTCAGCTAGTCCCGGCGGAAAAAAGACGCTACTTAGACGAATTACAACAAGTACGAAGTAGCGATATGCTCATCGCCTTCCGTCCGGTGCGTCGCCGTAATGATGGTAGTTACACTGTGTTGTGGAGAGTTGTACGTGAGCTACCTGCACCACAAATTTTAGATTTGTAGAGGGTTAGGGTGGGGTAAAAAATATAAGTTCTTCATGATTGAATTGTTCAAAACTTTAAAATATCAGGTGATTCTACTTAAGAATATTCATGTAGAGAAAACTTGATTTTGGTAAAATTTTAGAGAAACATCGGTAGATTTTCTCAGCAAACATGAATATTCTGCAAGACACACCCCACGTTGCCCATATTCTTACGGACACTTGTGGGCGGCGGTGCTAAAAGGTCATGGTTAACTTAGCAAATACCCAGAGCGATCGCATCTGGATAAACTAGTACGTGAACTAGGTCTGCAAGATCACTTAGCTATGTTAGGATTCCAAAAAAATCCCTATGCTTACATGGCAAAAGCTTCAGTATTTGCCTTATCTTCAGCCTGGGAAGGATTCGGTAATGTTCTTGTAGAAGCAATGGCTTTAGGTACACCTGTAGTCTCTACAGACTGTCCCAGCGGCCCCGCAGAAATCCTCAATCATGGAAAATACGGTTTACTAGTTCCAGTTGGTGATGATGCAGCAATGGCAGAAGCAATTGTTAAGGCCTTAAGCGGGAATTGTCCCACCGTTGATACCCAATGGCTAGAGCAATTTACTTTCCATACAGCCATGAATAAATATATCAAACTTCTAGATATCGCTTAGTCCTTCTACAGCCATTACATACTTACTAAATCAGCATGAAAATTTTAATTCAGCACAGACATTTAAAGCATGAAATTGCTGGTGTTCTCACATATATTGATGCTATTACACCAGAATTAGAACAAAGAGGTGTTACCGTTCAAACTGTCTCAACTAGAGCCGATA contains:
- a CDS encoding glycosyltransferase is translated as MLGFQKNPYAYMAKASVFALSSAWEGFGNVLVEAMALGTPVVSTDCPSGPAEILNHGKYGLLVPVGDDAAMAEAIVKALSGNCPTVDTQWLEQFTFHTAMNKYIKLLDIA